The genomic window TCCGGCCAGCCACTCCGGGCCGTCCGGACCGCGCGCCAGCGCCGCCACCGCGAGCATCGCGGCCCGCGCCGCGTCCGGCGCGGCGACCGTCACCGCCGCCCACGGCGAGGCCGGCGCCCCTCCGGTACGCGGGTCGCGTACCCCGCCGCCGTCCGCCCGATGCCCGTCCGCGGTGACCAGGGCGCCGCTCGCCAGGCTGCCCGGCCCGCCCTCGACCGCGACCGGCCAGCCGCCGTCCGGCGCCGGCCCGGCGGCGGCCACCCGGGAGCCGACGGCGACCAGCACGCCGGTCCGGTGCCGGACCGCAACCTGCTCGGCGCAGCGCTGCGCCAGGTACGCGGTGGCGGTGGCGCCCAGGTCCAGCCACCTCGGCGGTGGTACCGACAGCAGCTCCCCGCGCAGCGTCACCGCCCGCCAGTCCGCCGTCCGGCCCACCGGCCCCGGCCCGGCGCCGCAGACCGGCAGCGGCCCCCGGACCGCCGCCCGGCGCAGCCGGGCCGCGCCGACGGTCGGGTCCACCGCGCCGCCGCTGGCGTCGGCCGCGCCGAGCGCCACCGCCACCAGGTCCCGCAGCAGCGGGCCGACCGGCACGGGGCGACCGGCGGCGCGGTGCGCCCGGGCCAGCTCCGACTCGGCGGTGCGCAGCGCGGCCAGCCGGCCCGCCACCGCGCGCCGGGCCGCCGGCAGCGCCGTCCGCTCGGTCACCGCCACCCGCACCGGCCGGTCCCGCCACCACCAGCGGACCTCGAAGGTCCCGTTCAGGTTCATCTCGGCAGCCTGCGGGCCGTGCCTGGAGGGGACGTGGGTCGGGCCTGTGGCCCCGCTGTGCGTCGGCCGCGCCGGGTGGCGCCGGGGTCACAGACGAGCGGGCACGATCGGCACCGGGGGCGGGGCGGAGACCTGTCGGGGCCCCGATCCAGGGTCGACGACCGGCCGACGGCGGGCCTCGCGCGAGAGCGTCCCGGCGGGCCCGCACAGCTGGTACACAGGATCGGGACAGGCCCGGCACAGCGGAGCGACCCACGATGGGGGACATGGTCATGGACGGGCAAGCCACACAGGGCCGGATCGAGCTGCGCCGCCCCGACGGGGAACCGGTGCGGGTGCTGGTGGTCGACGACGAGCCGACGCTGACCGACCTGCTCTCGATGGCCCTGCGCTACGAGGGCTGGCAGGTGCGCAGCGCGGGCAACGGGATGGCGGCGCTGAGCACCGCCCGGCAGTTCCAGCCCGACGCGGTGGTGCTCGACGTGATGCTGCCCGACCTGGACGGCTTCCAGGTGCTGCGCCGACTGCGCGAGCAGACCCCCACCGTGCCGGTGCTCTTCCTCACCGCGCGCGACGCAGTGGAGGAGCGGATCGCCGGGCTCACCGTCGGCGGCGACGACTACGTCACCAAGCCGTTCAGCCTGGAGGAGGTGATCGCCCGGCTGCGCGCGCTGCTGCGCCGCTCCGGCTTCGCGGTCGCCACCCGGGAGGACGCCGTGCTCACCGTCGGCGACCTCAGCCTGGACGAGGACAGCCACGAGGTCCGCCGGGGCGACGACCTGATCACCCTCACCGCGACCGAGTTCGAACTGCTCCGCTACCTGATGCGCAACCCGCGCCGGGTGCTGAGCAAGGCGCAGATCCTCGACCGGGTCTGGAACTACGACTTCGGCGGCCAGGCCAACGTCGTCGAGCTCTACATCTCGTACCTGCGGAAGAAGATCGACGCGGGCCGCGGGCCGATGATCCACACGCTGCGCGGCGCGGGGTATGTCCTCAAGCCCGCGGAGTGACCGACCCGGGCGGCTGCGGCGCCGGCTGGCCGGCTGGTCGCTGCGCCGCCGGCTGGTGGTCTCCGTGGTGGCGCTGCTCGCCCTGGTCAGCATCGGCATCGGCGGCCTCACCACGGTCGCCCTGCGACACTTCCTGATCGGCCAGGTGGACAACCAGCTCACCATGGGCGACCGGCGCGCCGACAACCTGCCGCCCTGGTTCCGGCAGCCCGGCGATCGGCGGCCGGGTCCCGGCACCCAGCCGGCCGCTCTGGAGCCGCCGCGCGGCTTCCCGCCCGGCTCGATCGCGATGCGGGTCGCCGACGGGGTCACGACGGCGACGGCCCGAGCCGAATCCGGGGGAGTCGACGCGGTTCCGGCCACCGACATCACCTCACTTGCCGCGCTGCCGACCGACGGGCAGCCACGTACCGTTGAGCTCGACGACCGCGGTGACTACCGCGCGGTGGCCCATCGGACGGCCGACGGCGACGTACTCGGCGTCGCCATCCCCCTCTCCGGCGTCGAGGAGACGGTCATGTGGATGATCGTCGCCCAGGCCGGCGTGGTCACCGCCGGGCTGCTGATCGCCGGCAGCCTCGGCGCGCTCATCGTCCGGGCCACCCTGCGCCCGCTGAACCGGGTCGCCGCCACCGCCAGCCGGGTCACCGAGCTGCCGCTGGACCGGGGCGAGGTGGCGCTGTCGGTGCGGGTGCCGGAGGCCGACACCGACCCGCGTACCGAGGTGGGCCAGGTCGGCGGCGCGCTCAACCGGATGCTCGGGCACGTCGCCGCCGCGCTCGCCGCGCGGCAGGCCAGCGAGACGCGGGTACGCCAGTTCGTCGCCGACGCCAGCCACGAGCTGCGGACCCCCCTCGCGGCCATCCGCGGGTACGCCGAGGTGGCCCGGCGCGGCCGGGACCGGGTGCCGCCGGACGTGGCCCACGCGCTGCGCCGGGTGGAGTCGGAGAGCACCCGGATGACCAGCCTCGTCGACGACCTCCTGCTGCTGGCCCGGCTCGACTCCGGCCGGCCCCTGGCGGCCGAACCGGTCGACCTGACCGCGCTGGTCGTCGACGCGGTCAGCGACGCGCACGTGGCCGGCCCGGAGCACCGCTGGCAGCTCGACCTGCCCGACGAGCCGATGGCCGTGACCGGGGACGGGGCCCGGCTGCACCAGGTGGTGGCGAACCTGCTCGCCAACGCGCGGGTGCACACCCCACCCGGCACGACCGTGACCACCCGGCTGGCCCCGGTCCCCGGCGGGGTCGAACTCAGTGTCGCCGACGACGGGCCGGGCATCCCGGCCGACCTGCAGGAAGACGTTTTCGAGCGGTTCGCCCGCGGGGACAGCTCCCGGTCGCGGGCGCACGGCAGCACCGGGCTCGGCCTGGCCATCGTGGCTGCCGTGGTGGAGGCCCACCACGGCCGGGTCGACGTGGCCAGCCGCCCCGGCCGCACGGTCTTCACGGTGTGGCTGCCGGCTTCCACAGCCGACGCATAGGTCGTTCACGGGGCCGGGTCAGCGGGCCGCCCGAGGCTTGCCGGCATGGACAGAACAGAGAGCCTGTTGACCGCGCCCACGACCGGGCAGCCCACACCGGCCGCCACCTCGGCCTCCATGCCGGCCGCCGCTCCGGCGCCGAAGCCCACCGCGGCCGAACCCGAACCCGTCCGCGCCGACGGCGACCGTCCGCCGCCCGAGCCCGCCCGGGCCGACCCTCGTTGGGCGCGGCCGGCCCTGCTGGCCCTCCTGCTCGCCACCGGACTGCTCTACCTGTGGAGCCTCGGCTCCTCCGGCTGGGCCAACTCGTTCTACTCGGCCGCCGTGCAGGCCGGCTCGGAGAGCTGGAAGGCGTTCTTCTACGGCTCGTCCGACGCGGCCAACTCGATCACCGTCGACAAGACCCCGGCCTCGCTCTGGCTGATGGCCCTCTCCGTGCGGATCTTCGGGCTGAGCAGCTGGTCGATCCTGGTACCCCAGGCGCTGCTCGGCGTCGCCTCGGTCGGCGTGCTGTACGCCGCCGTCCGGCGCTGGTACGGACCCGTGGCCGGACTGATCGCCGGCGCGGTGCTCGCCGCCACCCCGGTGGCGACCCTGATGTCCCGGTTCAACAACCCCGACGCCCTGCTGGCGTTCCTGCTGGTCGCCGCCGCGTACGCCACGGTGCGCGCGGTGGAGACGGCGAGCACCCGCTGGATCACCCTGGTCGGCGCGCTGGTCGGGCTCGGCTTTCTCACCAAGATGCTCCAGGCGTTCGTGGTGATCCCGGTCTTCGCCGGGGTGTACCTGCTGGCCGCCCCGACCGGGCTGGGGCGCCGGGTGTGGCAGCTGCTGCTGTCCGGGCTGGCCGTCGTGGTCGCCGCCGGCTGGTGGGTGGCGGTCGTCGAGCTGGTCCCGGCGAGCGCCCGCCCCTACATCGGCGGGTCGCAGCGGAACAGCATCCTGGAGCTGACCCTCGGCTACAACGGCCTCGGCCGGATCACCGGCGACGAGGAGGGCAGCGTCGGCGGCGGCGCGACGGGCGGCGGCGGTGGTCCGTTCTCCGGGCAGACCGGCTGGCTGCGGATGTTCGACACCGAGGTCGGCGGCCAGATCTCCTGGCTGCTGCCGGCGGCGCTGATCCTGCTGGTGGCCGGCCTGGTGCTGGCGGGCCGGGCGGCGCGGACCGACCGGCGACGGGCCGGGTTGGTGCTCTGGGGCGGCTGGCTGCTGGTGACCGGGCTGATCTTCAGCTTCATGTCCGGGATCTTCCACGCCTACTACACCGTGGCCCTCGCCCCGGCCGTCGGCGCCCTGGTCGGCATCGGGACCGTCCTGCTGTGGCGGGAGCGCATCGCCCCGGCCGCCGCCGTCGCCGCCCCGGCCGGCGGGTACGCCCCGGCCGTCTCGACCGGCCCGGTCCCGCCGCTCGCCGGCACCCTGGTCGCCCCGTCGCCCGGCGGGCCGGCCGCGTCCGTGGCGCCGCCGGCCGCGTCCGGCGAAGTCCCGGCCGAGGCGTCGACCGACTCCGGTGCGGACCCGATCGACGAGGGCACCGCCGGCCGGACCGGCGTGCGGTGGCGCGCCCTGGCCGCCACCGTCACCCTCGCCGTCACCCTCGCGGTCACCGCGTGGTGGTCGTGGCGGCTGCTCGGCCGCAGCGTCGACTGGCACCCGTGGCTGCGCACCGCCGTGCTGGTCGTCGGGCTGGCCGCGGCCGTGCTGATCGTCCTGGCCGACCGGCTGCCCCGCCGGGCCGTTCCGGTGGTGCTCGCGCTCGGCGCGGCCGCCGCGCTGGCCGGGCCGGTGGCGTACTCCCTGGAGACCGCGTCGACGCCGCACACCGGCTCGATCCCGACCGCGGGACCGTTCGTGCAGGGCGCCTTCGGCCCCGGCCGCGGTGGGTTCCAGGGCGGCCGGCTGCCGGGCGGCATGGAACTCCCCGGCGGTGGCCAGTTCCCGGGTTTCCCGGGCGGCGGCCAGAACGGCGCCACCGGCCAGGACGGCCAGCTTCCGGCGTTCCCCGGCGGTGGGCAGAACGGGCAGCTCCCGAGCCTCCCCGGCGGCGCGCAGGGGCAGCTCCCCGGCGGCGACGGTCGCGCGCAGCGCGGCGGCGGCATGGGCGGGCTGCTCGACGCCCGCGAGCCGAGCGCCGAGCTGAAGTCCCTGCTGGCGGCCGACGCCGACGCCTACACCTGGGTGGCGGCGACGATCGGTTCGAACAACGCCTCCGGCTACCAGCTCGCCACCCAGCGGCCGGTGATGGCGATCGGCGGCTTCAACGGCAGCGACCCGTCGCCGACGCTCGCCCAGTTCCAGCGGTACGTCGCGGACGGGAAGATCCACTACTTCATCGGCGGCGGTGGGTTCCGGGCCAACGGTGGCAGCTCCGCCTCCCAGGAGATCGCCTCCTGGGTCGCGGAGAGCTTCACCGCGAAGACCGTCGACGGGGTCACCGTCTACGACCTGACCAGCGGAACGGAGGGCTGAGCGATGACCTTTCCGAGCGCCCCCCGGGCGGCGGTGCAGGCCCGGCCGACGACGCCCACCGCGGTGCTGGACGTGGTGGTGCCGGTCTACAACGAGGAGGCCGACCTCGGCCCCTGCGTCCGGCGGCTGCACGCCCACCTGACCGCGCACTTCCCGTACCCGTTCCGGATCACGGTGGCGGACAACGCCAGCGTGGACGGCACCCTCGCGGTGGCCGAGGCGCTCGCCGCGGAGCTGCCCGAGGTCGGGGTGCTGCACCTGGACGCCAAGGGGCGGGGCCGGGCGCTGCGGGCCGCCTGGTCCGCCTCCCCGGCGCCCGTGCTGGCGTACCTGGACGTGGACCTCTCCACCGACCTGGCGGCGCTGCTGCCGCTGGTGGCGCCGCTCATCTCCGGCCACTCCGACCTGGCCATCGGCACCCGGCTGGCGCGGACCAGCCGGGTGGTCCGGGGCGCCAAGCGGGAGGTGATCTCCCGCGGCTACAACCTGCTGCTGCGCGGCACCCTGGCGGTGCGCTTCTCCGACGCGCAGTGCGGGTTCAAGGCGATCCGCGCCGACGTGGCGGCCGGGCTGCTGCCGCTGGTGCAGGACACCGGCTGGTTCTTCGACACCGAGCTGCTGGTCCTCGCCCAGCGGGCCGGCCTGCGCATCCATGAGGTGCCGGTGGACTGGGTGGACGACCCGGACAGCCGGGTGGACATCGCCGCCACCGCCCTGGCCGACCTGCGGGGCATCGGCCGGCTGGCCCGTGCCCTGGTCACCGGGGCGCTGCCGTTGGCGGAGCTACGCGAGCAGCTCGGTCGGGCGCCGCTGGCCGCGCCGCCGGCGCAGGTGCCGGTCGGGCTGCCCCGGCAGCTCGCCCGGTTCGCCGCGGTCGGGGTGGCCAGCACGCTGGCGTACCTGGTGCTCTTCGTGGCGACCCGGGGTGCGTTGGGGGCGCAGGCGGCGAACCTGCTGGCCCTGCTGGTGACCGCGGTGGCCAACACCGCCGCCAACCGCCGGCTCACCTTCGGCATCACCGGCCGCCGGCACGCCGCCCGGCACCACCTGCAGGGGCTGGCCGCCTTCGCTCTGGGGCTCGCCCTGACCAGCGGCTCCCTCGCCGCCCTGCACGGCGTGACCGCCGAGCCGCCCCGCCCGGTGGAGCTGGCGGTCCTGGTCGCGGCCAACCTGGCCGCCACCGCGCTGCGGTTCCTCCTGCTCCGGCTCGGCATGCACCACCGTCGCCCCTGACCGCCCGGGCCAGGCTGCCCAGCGCGATCCTGCCGGGCGGCACCGGCACCGACGGTCAGCAGGCGAGAGCGGTCGAGAGGACCTCGACGAGGCGCCGCGCGTGGCGCCCGTCGGGGTCCTCGTCGGCGTTGAGGTCGGCCACGCTCATCCCGAGCAGTCGCTCGGACCGAACGAGCGGTCCGACCAGCGCGAGCAGGTCGTCCCAGTCGAGGCCGCCGGGCTCGGGGTAGGTCACCGCGGGCAGCGCACGCGGGTCGAGCACGTCGAGGTCGAGGTGGAGCCAGGCCGGCGCGACGCCGTCCCCGGCCAGCTCCCGGCCGACCTCCGCGGCGCCGCGTCGCCGCAGCGCGGGCGCCGGGAGCTGGAGCACCCGGGGGTCGACCCGGTCGGCCTCCCGGCGGCTCGCATCGTCGTCGGGCGGGCGGTGGCCGACCAGCCGGACCTGCGCGGGGTCGACCAGCGCCCGGCCGAACAGGTCGGGGCCGTGACCGGTGAGGATGGACAGCTCCATGT from Micromonospora kangleipakensis includes these protein-coding regions:
- a CDS encoding FAD:protein FMN transferase → MNLNGTFEVRWWWRDRPVRVAVTERTALPAARRAVAGRLAALRTAESELARAHRAAGRPVPVGPLLRDLVAVALGAADASGGAVDPTVGAARLRRAAVRGPLPVCGAGPGPVGRTADWRAVTLRGELLSVPPPRWLDLGATATAYLAQRCAEQVAVRHRTGVLVAVGSRVAAAGPAPDGGWPVAVEGGPGSLASGALVTADGHRADGGGVRDPRTGGAPASPWAAVTVAAPDAARAAMLAVAALARGPDGPEWLAGHGVRAWPVARPAVLPQPATRWQLAGHAHG
- a CDS encoding response regulator transcription factor; this translates as MDGQATQGRIELRRPDGEPVRVLVVDDEPTLTDLLSMALRYEGWQVRSAGNGMAALSTARQFQPDAVVLDVMLPDLDGFQVLRRLREQTPTVPVLFLTARDAVEERIAGLTVGGDDYVTKPFSLEEVIARLRALLRRSGFAVATREDAVLTVGDLSLDEDSHEVRRGDDLITLTATEFELLRYLMRNPRRVLSKAQILDRVWNYDFGGQANVVELYISYLRKKIDAGRGPMIHTLRGAGYVLKPAE
- a CDS encoding sensor histidine kinase, with translation MSSSPRSDRPGRLRRRLAGWSLRRRLVVSVVALLALVSIGIGGLTTVALRHFLIGQVDNQLTMGDRRADNLPPWFRQPGDRRPGPGTQPAALEPPRGFPPGSIAMRVADGVTTATARAESGGVDAVPATDITSLAALPTDGQPRTVELDDRGDYRAVAHRTADGDVLGVAIPLSGVEETVMWMIVAQAGVVTAGLLIAGSLGALIVRATLRPLNRVAATASRVTELPLDRGEVALSVRVPEADTDPRTEVGQVGGALNRMLGHVAAALAARQASETRVRQFVADASHELRTPLAAIRGYAEVARRGRDRVPPDVAHALRRVESESTRMTSLVDDLLLLARLDSGRPLAAEPVDLTALVVDAVSDAHVAGPEHRWQLDLPDEPMAVTGDGARLHQVVANLLANARVHTPPGTTVTTRLAPVPGGVELSVADDGPGIPADLQEDVFERFARGDSSRSRAHGSTGLGLAIVAAVVEAHHGRVDVASRPGRTVFTVWLPASTADA
- a CDS encoding ArnT family glycosyltransferase produces the protein MDRTESLLTAPTTGQPTPAATSASMPAAAPAPKPTAAEPEPVRADGDRPPPEPARADPRWARPALLALLLATGLLYLWSLGSSGWANSFYSAAVQAGSESWKAFFYGSSDAANSITVDKTPASLWLMALSVRIFGLSSWSILVPQALLGVASVGVLYAAVRRWYGPVAGLIAGAVLAATPVATLMSRFNNPDALLAFLLVAAAYATVRAVETASTRWITLVGALVGLGFLTKMLQAFVVIPVFAGVYLLAAPTGLGRRVWQLLLSGLAVVVAAGWWVAVVELVPASARPYIGGSQRNSILELTLGYNGLGRITGDEEGSVGGGATGGGGGPFSGQTGWLRMFDTEVGGQISWLLPAALILLVAGLVLAGRAARTDRRRAGLVLWGGWLLVTGLIFSFMSGIFHAYYTVALAPAVGALVGIGTVLLWRERIAPAAAVAAPAGGYAPAVSTGPVPPLAGTLVAPSPGGPAASVAPPAASGEVPAEASTDSGADPIDEGTAGRTGVRWRALAATVTLAVTLAVTAWWSWRLLGRSVDWHPWLRTAVLVVGLAAAVLIVLADRLPRRAVPVVLALGAAAALAGPVAYSLETASTPHTGSIPTAGPFVQGAFGPGRGGFQGGRLPGGMELPGGGQFPGFPGGGQNGATGQDGQLPAFPGGGQNGQLPSLPGGAQGQLPGGDGRAQRGGGMGGLLDAREPSAELKSLLAADADAYTWVAATIGSNNASGYQLATQRPVMAIGGFNGSDPSPTLAQFQRYVADGKIHYFIGGGGFRANGGSSASQEIASWVAESFTAKTVDGVTVYDLTSGTEG
- a CDS encoding glycosyltransferase produces the protein MTFPSAPRAAVQARPTTPTAVLDVVVPVYNEEADLGPCVRRLHAHLTAHFPYPFRITVADNASVDGTLAVAEALAAELPEVGVLHLDAKGRGRALRAAWSASPAPVLAYLDVDLSTDLAALLPLVAPLISGHSDLAIGTRLARTSRVVRGAKREVISRGYNLLLRGTLAVRFSDAQCGFKAIRADVAAGLLPLVQDTGWFFDTELLVLAQRAGLRIHEVPVDWVDDPDSRVDIAATALADLRGIGRLARALVTGALPLAELREQLGRAPLAAPPAQVPVGLPRQLARFAAVGVASTLAYLVLFVATRGALGAQAANLLALLVTAVANTAANRRLTFGITGRRHAARHHLQGLAAFALGLALTSGSLAALHGVTAEPPRPVELAVLVAANLAATALRFLLLRLGMHHRRP
- a CDS encoding arginase family protein, translated to MRWTVLDAALDSSGRSRGEERAPGALRAAGLLARLDGRDGGAVDARIDDPRRDPATGLIGAAQVRRASRAIAAGVAEVRAAGERPLVLGGDCTILLGVFLGLPAGTGLWFLDGHADFFDGRTSETGEGADMELSILTGHGPDLFGRALVDPAQVRLVGHRPPDDDASRREADRVDPRVLQLPAPALRRRGAAEVGRELAGDGVAPAWLHLDLDVLDPRALPAVTYPEPGGLDWDDLLALVGPLVRSERLLGMSVADLNADEDPDGRHARRLVEVLSTALAC